The Oncorhynchus gorbuscha isolate QuinsamMale2020 ecotype Even-year unplaced genomic scaffold, OgorEven_v1.0 Un_scaffold_2993, whole genome shotgun sequence sequence acactttggatggtgtatcaatacacccagtcactacaaagatacaggcgccttcctaactcagttgccggagaggaaggaaaccgctcctccctctctcactcagtctctccttAAACTAAAGAGGCCAGGCCTTTCACAGTGATACTCATGACTAGAGGAAGGTATCCAGGCTGGTCCTTCATCTCTGTCCTCagtgtgtcctcctctctcttcagtgTAACTTCAGAGTGACCAAAGAGACTCTCTGTCCTCTGATACACGTCCTCCTCAGTCAGAACAGCCAGACCTGCATCTCTCAGAGAGAGGGTCTCCCCACTCCCTGCTGCCACATGCTGCACCTGGAGGACAAGCAGCACAGGAATATGATCAGATACTGCAATGTCATGTCTGTAAGATGCAATGACAATTTCAAAATGGAGAATGAAGTATTGTAAtaacgggggggggggtgtttatatttgtcctgttacacACGTGTTGGTAATGGAAAGGTGTttgttgcatatcccaactccccctgggACACCCACAGGGAGTgaggtcacggccagggtcaccatatcccaactccccctgggACACCCACAGGGAGTGAGGTCACAGCcagggttactggcccaacgctctaactgcaaggctacctgccacccttaaTCTATTCCAAACAACTATTGAATTAATTGAACCTTTACTTAGCTTACCCAAGTGGTGAACAGGTCACACAGTACTATATTTTTGAAGAAGTATACAGACTTGTTTACCAGACAGTgtagtatttattttttacccactttttctccccaatttcgtggtatccaattgttagtagttactgtcttgtctcatcatcccgtacgggctcgggagagacgaaggtcgagtcatgcatcctctgaaacacaacccaaccaagtgcgcatccaacccggaagccagctgcaccaatatgtcggaggaaacaccgtacacctgcactgcgcccggcctgccacaggagtcgctagtgaaACAAGGATaaccctaccggccaaaccctccctaacccggacgacgctaggccaattgtgcatcgccccatggacctcccagtTGAGGccggtggcacagctagcgctgcgatgcagtgcctttgacgactgcgccacccgggaggcccatagATTGTTTGTAAGTGTACAGTATTTTTGAAGAAGTATACAGACTTGTTTTTACCAGGCTAAGTGTAACAAAAGGGGAAGTGTGAACTCACCAGGATCTGCAGGGCCTGTAAGACTGGAGGACTGCAACAGGATCCCAACACAGAGAGACCTTCATCTGTCATTCCTGAGAAATAAAGATTCACAGATGGTGTGAAACAGGAAGTGGTTTTCAGGGCATTGTGGGTTCTGAGAAAATAAAATGTTCATGAAGTGAGATGCCAGTTTTCCTGATAAATGCAGTGGCTGGAGACAATGAATTGAACTGGCACTTAATATTCAACTAATATTCACTGCTCAGTGTCTCACCATCCATGGCACTGACAATGAGATGAGTGGCATTGAGGAGGGTGGGTGTCTGGCTGGAATCACTGAGGGATGGTGTCTGGCTGGAATCACTGAGGGATGGTGTCTGGCTGGAATCACTGAGGGATGGTGTCTGGCTGGAATCACTGAGGGATGGTGTCTGGCTGGAATCACTGAGGGATGGTGTCTGGCTGGAATCACTGAGGGATGGTGTCTGGCTGGAATCACTGAGGGAGGGTTTCTGGCTGgaatcactgaggacagagtGTGTTGGGCTGGAGTCCGAATGCTCTAGAAGGTTCAGTATGGCCTGGACTGTCTGCATCTGAGACACTTCCTTAACCTCCCCCAGGTCAGCTGTCTTCCCTGTGCACATCTGGTCCAGCTGTGAGAAGAGACATTATTAGA is a genomic window containing:
- the LOC124027205 gene encoding cell wall protein DAN4-like, with the translated sequence MQDVCVLTELDKLRGHFQLLSVLPADTRSSLLQLLKTTMEDRETVSVLESVLDQMCTGKTADLGEVKEVSQMQTVQAILNLLEHSDSSPTHSVLSDSSQKPSLSDSSQTPSLSDSSQTPSLSDSSQTPSLSDSSQTPSLSDSSQTPSLSDSSQTPSLSDSSQTPTLLNATHLIVSAMDGMTDEGLSVLGSCCSPPVLQALQILVQHVAAGSGETLSLRDAGLAVLTEEDVYQRTESLFGHSEVTLKREEDTLRTEMKDQPGYLPLVMSITVKGLASLV